The genomic window GTGGGTAAAGGGCCCTGATCGGAGGTACGCGTGAGTAGCGGGTGCCGACACGGTGGTGGGCAGGCTATGTTCGGTTGTGAGGAACGGTGAATCCCGCGCCTCGACGAATGCACCACCAGGTTTCGGGCAGGTAACTCACCAGCAGGCCAGAAGCATGGAAGTCGGTGGGGTGGATACCTCATCGGTGGGGGAGGAGGAGGTGGAAGTCACCGAGTCCGCGGCTCCGGTGATCACTGGAGCCTGGTGCAAAAGGGAGATGCTCCGCCGCCGAAGCGGAGCGATCCGGGAACGGAGTTCTGCGTGGACATCGTCGTCAAGGGCCGCAAGACCGAGGTGCCTGAGCGGTTCCGCAAGCACGTGGCCGAGAAACTGAAGCTGGACAAGATCCAGAAGTTCGACGGCAAGGTGATCAGCCTCGACGTCGAGGTGTCCAAGGAGCCGAATCCCCGTCAGGCCGACCGAGCCGCACGGGTGGAGATCACGCTCCGCTCGCGTGGACCGGTCATCCGGGCGGAAGCGGCGGCAGGCGACCCGTACGCAGCGCTGGACCTGGCCACCGACAAGCTGGACACACAGCTGCGCAAGGAGCACGACAAGCGCTACAGCAGGCGCGGCAGCGGGCGGTTGTCCGCAGCCGAGGTCGCAGAGGTCGTGCCGGAAGCCGCCTCGTTCAACGGGGACGGGGAGCTGATTCCCGAGGAGCCGGCCGAGTCCGTCCCCACCAGGAGGGTCGGCTCGCTCGAGGTACAGGGCGAAGGACCGCTCGTCGTGCGCGAGAAGATGCACGTCGCAGCGCCCATGACGCTCGACCAGGCGCTCTACGAGATGGAGTTGGTCGGACACGACTTCTACCTCTTCGTCGACTCCGAGACCAAGGAGCCCAGTGTCGTCTACCGGAGGCACGCCTACGACTACGGCGTCATCCACCTGAGGACCGACCCGCTGGCCTCCGACGGGGCGGGCGGCGCGGGCGGTGCGCTCGGCGGCTGACGTCCACCGTCCACAGCTCATCCGCGGTGCCCCTGGAAGCGTTCGCGCGCTGCCGGGGGCACCGCGTGCGCACGCGGGGGCACCGCTTCGGCCGCCGGGCATGAAAGCATGGCGCCCCAGGCCAATCAGTGCTGTGTGCACTGTCGTTGGCGGACAGCCTGTGACCTCAGGCAGTGGCCTTCAGGGGGGAGAAACGATGGCGGACACCTTCGGGCCCGTGCGCGGGACGACCGGTGCCGACGGCGCTGCCGGTGCGGACTCCGGTGCGGACGACGGCAGTTCCCGCAAGGAGCCGATCAGGGTGCTCGTGGTGGACGACCACGCGCTGTTCCGCAGGGGGCTGGAGATCGTCCTCGCCCAGGAGGAGGACATCCAGGTCGTCGGAGAGGCGGGGGACGGTGCCGAAGCGGTGGACAAGGCGGCGGACCTGCTGCCCGACATCGTGCTGATGGATGTACGGATGCCCAGGCGCGGGGGCATCGAAGCGTGCACCTCCATCAAGGAGGTCGCACCCAGCGCCAAGATCATCATGCTGACGATCAGCGACGAGGAGGCCGACCTCTACGAAGCGATCAAGGCCGGCGCCACCGGCTATCTCCTCAAGGAGATCTCCACCGATGAGGTGGCCACGGCGATTCGGGCGGTGGCCGACGGCCAGTCCCAGATCAGTCCGTCGATGGCCTCCAAGCTGCTCACCGAGTTCAAATCGATGATCCAGCGCACCGACGAGCGCCGCCTCGTGCCGGCACCGCGTCTCACCGAGCGCGAGCTGGAGGTCCTCAAGCTCGTCGCCACGGGCATGAACAACCGCGACATCGCCAAGGAATTGTTCATTTCGGAGAACACGGTCAAGAACCACGTCCGCAATATCCTGGAGAAGCTGCAATTGCACTCCCGGATGGAAGCGGTGGTCTATGCCATGCGGGAGAAGATCCTCGAGATCCGGTGATGTCCCGGCAGGACAGCTCTCAGGCGAGAGCCCGGGCGATCGCTGCCATGAGAGGCCGGCGCAGCTCAGGTGCGTCCACCCGCTCGAGCCGGACGTCGGTGCAGCCGACCCAGGACGCCGCCTCGGCGAGGGCCTGGGCCATCGGCGCCACGGACTTCGCGCCGTCCAGCGACACCTGGCGTGCGACCAGTGTGGTCCCCTCCCTCGCCGGGTCGACCCGGCCCTGCAGCCTGCCGCCCGCCAGCAGCGGCATCGCGAAATAGCCGTGGATCCGCTTGGGCCGGGGGACGTACGCCTCCAGACGGTGGGTGAACCCGAAGATGCGCTCCGTGCGCGCCCGCTCCCAGATCAGGGAGTCGAACGGTGACAGGAGCGTCGTGCGGTGGCGTCCGCGTGGCTCCGAGGCCAGGGCCTCCGGGTGTGCCCACGCCGGCTTCGTCCAGCCCCGCACCGACACCGGGACCAGCCCGGAATCCGCCACGACCGCGTCGAACTGTTCGGCCTTGAGTCGGTGGTAGTCGGCGATGTCCGCCCGGGTGCCGACGCCCAGTGACTGTCCGGCGAGCGCCACGAGCCTGCGCAGGCACTCCCTGTCGTCCATGCCGTCGTGGAGCAGGGGGTCGGGGATCGCCCGCTCGGCCAGGTCGTAGATCCGCTTCCACCCGCGCCGCTCGGTGCACACGACCTCGCCGTACATCAGGGCGCGCTCGACGGCGACCTTGGACGCCGACCAGTCCCACCACTCGCCGCCGTTCTTCGCGCCGCCGAGCTCGGTGGCCGTCAGCGGGCCCTCGGCGCGCAACTGCTTGATCACCGTCTCGTAGACCCCGTCGGGCAGGTCGTGGTTCCACTGCGGCCGGGCCCGGTAGGCGCGGCGGCGGAAGGCGAAGTGCGGCCACTCCTCGACCGGCAGGACGCATGCGGCGTGCGACCAGTACTCGAACGAGTGGCCACCCGACCAGTAGGCCTCGTCGACGGTGCGCCGTCCGACGGCCCCCAGACGCGCGTAGGGGACGAGCTCGTGCGATCTGGCCAGGACCGAGATCGTGTCGAGCTGGACGGCCCCGAGGGCGCGCAGCACTCCCCGGACCCCGCCCCGGCGGTCCGGGGCGCCCAGGAGGCCCTGGGCGCGAAGGGCGATACGGCGGGCCTGGTCGGCGGAGAGTTCCAGAACGGGCTGCGGCACAGACGTCATGCGCACGACCCTAGAGCGCGCCGCTGACACCTGTGGCCGACCGGTGGGGGAGGGCGCCGGGCAGCCCGAGGTCGGCCGGGAGCAGGGCGCCCGTCCAGGTGTCGAGCCGTACGCCCTTGTTGACCAGGGCGGACCGCTGGTCGCCCTCCATCCGGAAACCGGCACGCAGGGCGACGGCCCGGGACGGGGTGTTACCGATCTCCGCCCGCCATTCCAGCCGGTCCGCAGACAGCTCGGTGAACGCCCAGCGGGCTGCCGCGAGCACGGCTTCGGTGGTGTAGCCGGCGCCGCGGTGCCCGGCCGTCGTCCAGAAGCCGACCTCGTAGGTGCCCGGCAGGGTGCGGCAGCCGAGGCCGAGCGCGCCGACGAGCGTGCCGCCGTCCCGCGGCAGGACCGCGAAGTTGTACATCGTGTCGTCCTGCCATCCGGCGGGCGACAGCTGCCGCGTGAAGAGGTCGGCGTCGGCGCGGGTGTACGGCGAGGGGACGACCGTCCAGCGCTGGATCTCCGGGTCCTGACAGGCGCTGTACACCGCTTCCGCGTCCCCGGGCTCGAAGGGCCGCAGAAGCAGGCGATCGGTGGTGAAGGCCGTGGGTTCCATGAAGGAATACTGCTGAGCCGGCCGCCGTGATGCGAGTACTTTTCGGGCTGCCCGGCACCTTCCGTCCCCTCCGTCCGTTGTCCTGGAAGGGTGCGGCGGGGCCAACGCGGCGGCAGCCCTCCCGGCGCGGCGGGGTCCTCGCTTACGATGGCCGTTGCGGTGGGGCCCACCTGCCGTGCCCGCGCCGAGTCCATTACACGACCCAGTGCCAGGCCCGACCGGCAAGGAGACCAGCCTCAGTGTCCGTCTTCAACAAGCTCATGCGTGCAGGCGAAGGCAAGATCCTGCGCAAACTGCACCGCATCGCGGACCAGGTCAGCTCCATCGAAGAGGACTTCGTCAACCTCTCCGACGCCGAGCTGCGGGCGCTCACCGACGAGTACAAGGAACGGTACGCGGACGGCGAGAGCCTGGACGACCTGCTTCCCGAAGCATTCGCGACCGTCCGTGAGGCCGCGAAGCGAGTCCTCGGACAGCGCCACTACGACGTCCAGATGATGGGCGGCGCCGCCCTGCACCTCGGCTACGTCGCCGAGATGAAGACCGGCGAGGGCAAGACCCTCGTCGGCACCCTGCCGGCGTATCTCAACGCGCTCTCCGGCAAGGGCGTACACCTGATCACGGTGAACGACTACCTGGCCGAGCGTGACTCCGAGATGATGGGCCGGGTGCACAAGTTCCTCGGTCTCGAGGTCGGCTGCATCATCGCGAACATGACACCGGCGCAGCGCCGTGAGCAGTACGCCTGTGACATCACGTACGGCACGAACAACGAGTTCGGTTTCGACTACCTCCGCGACAACATGGCGTGGTCCCAGGACGAGCTCGTCCAGCGCGGACACAACTTCGCCATCGTCGACGAAGTCGACTCGATCCTCGTCGACGAGGCTCGGACGCCGCTGATCATCTCCGGCCCCGCCGACCAGGCGACCAAGTGGTACGGCGACTTCGCCAAGCTGGTCACGCGCCTCACCCGCGGTGAGGCGGGCAACCCGCTGAAGGGCATCGAGGAGACCGGCGACTACGAGGTCGACGAGAAGAAGCGCACCGTGGCCATCCACGAGCCCGGTGTCGCGAAGGTCGAGGACTGGCTGGGGATCGACAACCTCTACGAGTCGGTGAACACCCCGCTCGTCGGGTACCTCAACAACGCGATCAAGGCCAAGGAACTCTTCAAGAAGGACAAGGACTACGTCGTCATCGACGGCGAAGTCATGATCGTCGACGAGCACACCGGCCGTATCCTCGCCGGCCGCCGTTACAACGAGGGCATGCACCAGGCCATCGAGGCGAAGGAAGGGGTGGACATCAAGGACGAGAACCAGACGCTCGCCACGATCACCCTGCAGAACTTCTTCCGCCTGTACGGCAAGCTCTCCGGCATGACCGGTACGGCCATGACCGAGGCCGCGGAGTTCCACCAGATCTACAAGCTCGGTGTCGTGCCCATCCCGACGAACCGGCCGATGGTCCGCGCCGACCAGTCCGACCTGATCTACCGCACGGAGGTCGCGAAGTTCGCCGCGGTGGTCGACGACATCGCGGAGAAGCACGAGAAGGGCCAGCCGATCCTGGTCGGCACGACCTCCGTGGAGAAGTCCGAGTACCTCTCGCAGCAGCTCTCCAAGCGCGGGGTGCAGCACGAGGTCCTCAACGCCAAGCAGCACGACCGTGAGGCGACGATCGTCGCCCAGGCCGGCCGCAAGGGCGCGGTCACGGTCGCCACGAACATGGCGGGCCGAGGCACGGACATCAAGCTCGGCGGAAACCCGGACGACCTCGCGGAGGCGGAGCTGCGTCAGCGCGGCCTGGACCCCGTGGAGCACGTCGAGGAGTGGGCGGCGGCCCTGCCCGCCGCGCTGGAGAAGGCCGAGCAGGCCGTCAAGGCGGAGTTCGAAGAGGTCAAGGAACTCGGCGGGCTGTACGTCCTGGGCACGGAGCGGCACGAGTCGCGCCGTATCGACAACCAGTTGCGCGGTCGTTCCGGCCGTCAGGGCGACCCGGGCGAGTCCCGTTTCTACCTCTCGCTGGGTGATGACCTGATGCGTCTGTTCAAGGCGCAGATGGTCGAGCGCGTCATGTCGATGGCGAACGTGCCCGACGACGTCCCGATCGAGAACAAGATGGTCACCCGGGCGATCGCCTCCGCGCAGTCGCAGGTCGAGCAGCAGAACTTCGAGACGCGCAAGAACGTCCTGAAGTACGACGAGGTGCTCAACCGGCAGCGCGAGGTCATCTACGGCGAGCGCCGCCGCGTCCTGGAGGGCGAGGACCTGCAGGACCAGATCCGCCACTTCATGGACGACACGATCGACGACTACATCCGCCAGGAGACGGCGGAGGGCTTCGCCGAGGAGTGGGACCTCGACCGCCTGTGGGGCGCTTTCAAGCAGCTCTATCCGGTGAAGGTCACCGTCGCCGAGCTCGAGGACGCCGCGGGCGACCTGGCGGGGGTCACGGCCGACTTCATCGCCGAGTCGGTGAAGGACGACATCCACGAGCAGTACGCGGAGCGCGAGAAGACCCTCGGCTCGGACATCATGCGTGAGCTCGAGCGGCGCGTGGTGCTGTCCGTGCTCGACCGCAAGTGGCGCGAGCACCTCTACGAGATGGACTACCTCCAGGAGGGCATCGGCCTCCGGGCCATGGCGCAGAAGGACCCGCTGGTCGAGTACCAGCGCGAGGGCTTCGACATGTTCAACGCCATGATGGAGGGCATCAAGGAGGAGTCCGTCGGCTACCTGTTCAACCTGGAGGTCCAGGTCGAGCAGCAGGTCGAGGAGGTTCCGGTGCAGGCGGGGGGCGGGCAGACCTCGCTCGACAAGCAGGACGCCCCGGTTCCGGCCCCGGCCGGCCGGCCCGAGATCCGCGCCAAGGGTCTGGACGCACCCCAGCGCCCCGACCGGCTGCACTTCTCCGCTCCCACGGTGGACGGAGAGGGTGGCGTCGTGGAGGGTGACTTCTCCAACGGCGACAGTGCGGCATCCGAGGGCGACGGGATGACGCGTGCGGAGCGCCGCAAGGCGCAGAAGAGCGGTGGCGGCGGCGGGCGCCGCCGCAAGAAGTAGCGCGAGCGCCTTTCGAGACGGCCTGGGCCGGACACCGCACGGTGTCCGGCCCAGGCCGTTTTCCCGGCTTTCCCGGCTTTCCGGGCCCAGGGAGACCACCAGTTGGCTGACCGTCCGGACAGGGAGCCCGCCGGTCCGCTCCCTTCTGGGCAGGGAACCCGCCGTGCCGCCGAGCGCCCGGCGGCACGAGGAGCCCTCCAGGGGGCCCTGGAGACGCCGCGAGCCCCGACGGCTGCTGTGGGGGCCCGGATGGTGCCGGGCGGGGCCTTCGCGGTCCTCAGGGGGGCACTGTGCCCGCCGTATGCCGAGCGGGGCAGCCGCCCGCCCGCCCGACGCGTGCCGGGCGTTCAGCAGACCGCCGGAGGCGTTCGCCGCCCGGGCTCAGCGGACCGCCGGGAGGCGTTCGCCGCCCAGGTCGATGGCGGCGCAGCGCCAGCGCTGGTCGGGGCCCTGTTCCAGGCGGAAGGCCATGGCGCGGACCTGTTCGCCCGTGGCGATGCTGGCGAAGGCCTCGACCACGCCGGTCGCGGGCTGGGTGCCGTGGCAGGCGCGCACGACGGGGCGCCTGCACCCCGCGCCGAGCGGGGCGTCCGGGGCGAGTTCGGCCAGCTGGTCGTAGGCCTCGCCGATCGTGTGGCCGAGCATCCAGTGCACCGGTCGCTGGCCGCTGAGGACCGCGAGAAGGCGCTCCGCGAACCACTGGTGCGGGCGCAGTGGCCGCCGCGGCCGCAGTGGTGTCCGTTGCGGCGGTACCGTGCCCGGCCTGGTGCGGTCGCGTCGTCCGGCCGGCCTGGTCCTGTCCGTGCTCATGCTCATAGCCCCCGTGGCTGCTGTCCGGAGCCCGGGCGAGTACCGGGCGGTAACTTCTGCTGGGGCTCTTCTACGGGGCCGGTCTGCGGCCCCGCAAGCGGCGGTTGGGGCCGATCGGGCAGCCTCCGGGATCACCTATCAGGGTGATGTGCCGTGCGGCACAAGGGATCGAGGAGAGTGACGGCCGTCGTGGGGTGGACGCCGGGGGGCTGATCGGCAACCCCGAAGGGGGACCTCGCACGTATCCTGAGGGCGTCATCGACTACGAAAGCGGTCAGCCATGCGTGTGTACGTCCCCCTGACCCTCTCCGGTCTTGCCTCGGTGCACGGGACCGGCGAGATCGGTCCGGGGCCGCTGACCGCGTACGCGGTGACCCCCGGGCTGCGTGAGTGGTACGTCTCCGACGACATCGAGGAGCTGGAGTACGCCGCGCTCAACCGTGCCGCCTCCGCCTCGCTGCGGCTGATCGCCGGAAAGCCGGACGAACTCCGGCGACGTGTCGTCGTCGCCCTGGACGTGCCGGACGTGCCGGACGGGTCGGTGGCCGCCGACCCCGACCACATCCTGGACGCGTCCTCGCTCGGTGAGGTACGTCTCGCGGACGCGGTGCCCCTGTCGAAGGCGGCGGCGGTCCATGTGGACGCCGACGACGCCGAGAAGGACGTCGCCGCGGCGGCTGCCGCTCTCGGAGCCGCGGATCTCGGGGACGACGACGCCCAGTTCACCGTGGACGGCGCCGAGGACCACGAACTTCTGTGGTTCGGGATCCAGGAGATCCCCGGTCTGATCGCCTGACCGGGCCTCCGGCCCGTCCCGCGCGCTCTCCGCCGCCGCGCACCGCCCGGTGCGGCGCGGCAGCGGACGCTCGCCGGGGTCGCTGTCGCAGGTGGCAGGTATTTTTTTCCTCATGGAGACGACGGGGAAGCACCGCACCCATCTGGTCTGGGACTGGAACGGCACACTGCTGGACGACATCGACGCCGTCCTCGGGGCGACGAACGCCGCGTTCGCCGAGGTCGACCTCGCGCCGCTCACCCTCGAGCAGTACCGCGAGACGTACTGCGTCCCGATACCCAAGTTCTACGAGCGGCTCATGGGGCGGCTGCCCACCCCTGCGGAGTGGGAGCGGATGGACGATCTCTTCCACCGCCACTACACCGAGCAGCGGGTCGCGTGCGGCCTGACCGCCGGTGTCGAGGAGCTGCTGGACCGGTGGAGCCTCGGCGGGCGCAGCCAGTCCCTGCTGAGCATGTACGGCCACGAGCACCTGGTGCCCGTGGTGCGGGGGTACGGCATCGAGCGTCACTTCGTGCGGGTCGACGGCCGTACGGGGCCCTCCGGCGGCAGCAAGGCGCAGCACATGGAGCGTCACTTCGAGGTGCTCGGGGACATCTCTCCCGAGAGTGCCGTGGTCATCGGTGACGCGGTGGACGACGCCGTGGCCGCCGCTCACGTGGGTGCGCGCGCCGTGCTCTACACCGGCGGTTCGCACAGCCGCAGCAGTTTGGAGGCGGCGGGTGTGCCGGTGGTGGACACCCTGGCCGAGGCGGTCGCGCTGGCCGAGCTGATGGCGGACTGATCGCATCTGCCCATGTGTATGCCTATACGGGCCGGAAGGACCGCGTGCGATGTCCAGAGTGTCAAAGTTCAGGGGCTTCTTTTGTACATATGCGGCTCATGACGGTTGTGGGTGCGAGAGGGATAGCCTGGTGCGGTGATCAGCGCGATACGTCTCGGGGGCAGCGAAGCCCCCGGCATGGGCCCGGAGTGCCACAGCACCCGGGCGATCCGTGATCTCCGCGCCCCCGACCCCCGGCCGAAAATGGCCGATATGGTCCCGGGTATCTCCCCAGGCGGCATAGCGTCGACCCAGACCGGAATCCTCGCGTCGTGGCGTGACGCCGCCTTCTTCACCTACGTCACGCAACGGCGCGCGACAGGAGCCAGAGGACATGCAGACCAAGCTGGACGAAGCCAAGGCCGAGCTGCTCGCACGGGCGGCCCGGGTAGCTGACAACAGTCCGGGCGGTGGTGTCGGCGGCCCGGGTGGTGGCCTCCGGGTGCACCTTGCCGACGTGGCGACCGGCACCGGAGCGGACGAGGGCACCGAGGCCGGCCCAGGTGACCGGCCAGGCCGGGACACGCTGCTCGCCTATCTCCAGCGCTACTACCTGCACACCGCTCTCGAGGACGTGAGCGACCGCGACCCGGTCGACATCTTCGGTGCCGCTTCTTCCCACTACCGTCTCGCCGAGAACCGTCCCCAGGGCACCGCGAACGTCCGGGTGCACACCCCGACGGTCGACGAGAACGGCTGGACGAGCAGTCACTCGGTCGTGGAGGTCGTCACGGACGACATGCCCTTCCTGGTCGACTCGGTGACCAACGAGCTGTCGCGGCAGGGCCGTGGCATCCACCTCGTGATCCACCCGCAGGTGATCGTCCGCCGTGACGTCGCGGGCAAGCTGATCGAGGTGCTCGCCGACGACCGGCCCCGGGGCAACGGCGGGACGCGGTCCAAGGGCCGGAAGCCCGGTCCCGAGCTGCCGCACGACGCGGTCGTCGAGTCCTGGATCCATGTCGAGATCGACCGGGAGACCGACCGCGCCGACCTGAAGCAGATCACCGCCGATCTGCTCCGTGTCCTGTCCGACGTGCGGGAGACCGTCGAGGACTGGGACAAGATGCGCGACGCCGCTCTGCGGATGGCCGACGACCTGCCGTCCGAGCCGCTCGACGAGCTGGCCGACGAGGAGGTCGAGGAGGCCCGCGAGCTGCTGCGCTGGCTCGCCGCCGACCACTTCACCTTCCTCGGCTACCGGGAGTACGAGCTCCGCGACTCCGACGCGCTGACGGCCGTCCCCGGCACCGGGCTCGGCATCCTGCGTTCCGACCCGAAGCACAGCGAGGACGAGGCCCACCCGGTGAGCCCGTCCTTCGACCGGCTGCCGGCCGATGCCCGGGCGAAGGCCCGGGAGCACAAGCTCCTCGTCCTGACGAAGGCCAACAGCAGGGCGACCGTGCACCGCCCCAGCTACCTGGACTACGTCGGCGTGAAGAAGTTCGACGCCGACGGCAACGTCATCGGCGAGCGACGTTTCCTCGGGCTGTTCTCCTCGGCCGCGTACACCGAGTCGGTGCGCCGGGTTCCCGTGGTGCGCCGCAAGGTCGCCGAGGTGCTGGAGGGCGCGGGCTTCACGCCCAACAGCCACGACGGCCGTGACCTCATGCAGATCCTGGAGACGTACCCGCGCGACGAGCTCTTCCAGACGCCCGTCGACCAGCTGCGCTCCATCGTCACCTCCGTGCTCTACCTCCAGGAGCGCCGCCGGCTGCGGCTGTACCTGCGCCAGGACGAGTACGGGCGCTACTACTCCGCCCTCGTCTACCTCCCGCGCGACCGTTACACCACGGGCGTACGGCTCCGGCTGATCGACATCCTCAAGGAGGAACTCGGCGGCACCAGCGTCGACTTCACCGCCTGGAACACCGAGTCGATCCTCTCGCGGCTCCACTTCGTCGTCCGCGTCCCGCCGGGCACCGAACTGCCCCACCTCACGGACGCCGACGCGGACCGCATCGAGGCGCGGCTCGTCGAGGCCGCCCGCTCCTGGGCGGACGGCTTCCAGGAGGCGCTGAACGCGGAGTGCGGCGAGGAGCGTGCCGCCGAGCTGATGCGGCGCTACGGCCAGTCGTTCCCCGAGGGCTACAAGGCCGACCACTCGCCCCGTGCCGCGGTCGCCGACCTGGTGCACCTGGAGGACCTCAAGAGCGAACGCGAGGACTTCGCGCTCAGCCTGTACGAGCCCGTCGGCGCCGGCCCCGGCGAGCGGCGCTTCAAGATCTACCGGACCGGTGAGCAGGTCTCGCTCTCCGCCGTTCTCCCCGCCCTCCAGCGTCTCGGCGTCGAGGTGGTCGACGAGCGGCCGTACGAGCTGCGCTGCTCCGACCGTACGCACGCCTGGATCTACGACTTCGGGCTGCGGATGCCGAAGTCCACGGGCAAGGGTGACCACCTCGCCGACGACGCCCGCGACCGCTTCCAGGAGGCGTTCGCCGCCATCTGGACCGGCGACGCGGAGAACGACGGCTTCAACTCCCTGGTCCTGGGTGCCGGACTGGACTGGCGTCAGGCGATGGTGCTGCGCGCCTACGCGAAGTACCTGCGCCAGGCGGGTTCGACGTTCAGCCAGGACTACATGGAGGACACCCTCCGCAACAACGTCCACACGACCCGGCTGCTGGTCTCGCTCTTCGAGGCCCGGATGTCCCCGGTCCGTCAGAAGGCGGGCACGGAGCTGACCGACGGGCTGCTCGAGGAGCTGGACGGGGCACTCGATCAGGTCGCCTCGCTGGACGAGGACCGGATCCTGAGGTCCTTCCTCACGGTCATCAAGGCCACGCTGCGGACCAACTACTTCCAGCTTGCCGACGACCACGAGCCGCACGGCTACGTCTCCATGAAGTTCGACCCGCAGGCCATCCCGGACCTTCCGGCGCCCCGTCCGGCGTACGAGATCTGGGTCTACTCGCCGCGCGTCGAGGGCGTCCACCTGCGCTTCGGCAAGGTCGCCCGGGGCGGTCTGCGCTGGTCGGACCGGCGGGAGGACTTCCGTACGGAGATCCTCGGCCTGGTCAAGGCGCAGATGGTCAAGAACACGGTGATCGTGCCGGTGGGCGCCAAGGGCGGATTCGTCGCCAAGCAGCTCCCGGACCCGGCCGTCGACCGTGACGCCTGGCTCGCCGAGGGCATCGCCTGCTACAAGATCTTCATCTCGGCGCTGCTCGACATCACCGACAACATGGTGACCGGCGAGGTCGTGCCGCCTTCCGAGGTCGTCCGTCACGACGAGGACGACACCTATCTCGTCGTCGCCGCCGACAAGGGGACCGCGAGCTTCTCGGACATCGCCAACGACGTGGCCGTCTCGTACGGCTTCTGGCTCGGCGACGCGTTCGCTTCCGGCGGTTCGGCGGGATACGACCACAAGGGCATGGGCATCACGGCCCGCGGCGCGTGGGAGTCCGTCAAGCGGCACTTCCGCGAACTGGGCCACGAC from Streptomyces sp. NBC_01341 includes these protein-coding regions:
- a CDS encoding NAD-glutamate dehydrogenase, whose product is MQTKLDEAKAELLARAARVADNSPGGGVGGPGGGLRVHLADVATGTGADEGTEAGPGDRPGRDTLLAYLQRYYLHTALEDVSDRDPVDIFGAASSHYRLAENRPQGTANVRVHTPTVDENGWTSSHSVVEVVTDDMPFLVDSVTNELSRQGRGIHLVIHPQVIVRRDVAGKLIEVLADDRPRGNGGTRSKGRKPGPELPHDAVVESWIHVEIDRETDRADLKQITADLLRVLSDVRETVEDWDKMRDAALRMADDLPSEPLDELADEEVEEARELLRWLAADHFTFLGYREYELRDSDALTAVPGTGLGILRSDPKHSEDEAHPVSPSFDRLPADARAKAREHKLLVLTKANSRATVHRPSYLDYVGVKKFDADGNVIGERRFLGLFSSAAYTESVRRVPVVRRKVAEVLEGAGFTPNSHDGRDLMQILETYPRDELFQTPVDQLRSIVTSVLYLQERRRLRLYLRQDEYGRYYSALVYLPRDRYTTGVRLRLIDILKEELGGTSVDFTAWNTESILSRLHFVVRVPPGTELPHLTDADADRIEARLVEAARSWADGFQEALNAECGEERAAELMRRYGQSFPEGYKADHSPRAAVADLVHLEDLKSEREDFALSLYEPVGAGPGERRFKIYRTGEQVSLSAVLPALQRLGVEVVDERPYELRCSDRTHAWIYDFGLRMPKSTGKGDHLADDARDRFQEAFAAIWTGDAENDGFNSLVLGAGLDWRQAMVLRAYAKYLRQAGSTFSQDYMEDTLRNNVHTTRLLVSLFEARMSPVRQKAGTELTDGLLEELDGALDQVASLDEDRILRSFLTVIKATLRTNYFQLADDHEPHGYVSMKFDPQAIPDLPAPRPAYEIWVYSPRVEGVHLRFGKVARGGLRWSDRREDFRTEILGLVKAQMVKNTVIVPVGAKGGFVAKQLPDPAVDRDAWLAEGIACYKIFISALLDITDNMVTGEVVPPSEVVRHDEDDTYLVVAADKGTASFSDIANDVAVSYGFWLGDAFASGGSAGYDHKGMGITARGAWESVKRHFRELGHDTQTEDFTVVGVGDMSGDVFGNGMLLSEHIRLVAAFDHRHIFIDPNPDAATSYAERRRLFDLPRSSWADYDTDLLSAGGGIHPRSAKSIPVNAHMRAALGIDEKVAKMTPAELMQNILKASVDLLWNGGIGTYIKSSAESNADVGDKANDSIRVDGADLRARVVGEGGNLGATQLGRIEFARSGGRINTDAIDNSAGVDTSDHEVNIKILLNGLVRDGDMTVKQRNKLLAEMTDEVGQLVLRNNYAQNTALANACAQAPSLLHAHQRFMRKLGRDGHLDRALEFLPNDRQIRELLNHGKGLSQPELAVLIAYTKITAADELISTSLPDDAHLQKLVHAYFPKQLSERFPEAVDGHALRREIITTVLVNDTVNTGGSTFLHRLREETGASLEEIVRAQFAAREIFGLSGVWDAVEALDNTVAADVLTRIRLHSRRLVERGSRWLLGNRPQPVEIAETIEFFREGVERVWNELPKLLRGADVEWYQSILDELTSVGVPDELAVRVAGFSSAFPALDIVAIADRTGKDPLAVAEVYYDLADRLGITQLMDRIIELPRGDRWQSMARASIREDLYAAHAALTSDVLSVGNGASSPEQRFKAWEEKNAAILARSRATLEEIRSSEAFDLANLSVAMRTMRTLLRTHS